The Toxoplasma gondii ME49 chromosome XII, whole genome shotgun sequence genome includes a region encoding these proteins:
- a CDS encoding hypothetical protein (encoded by transcript TGME49_251560), giving the protein MDLQPGGSEGEEARGAGSTRLGCGTETASVGTVDSLHEAGSGEGERQKPLQTPLSAPLYFSLPLPLFPCAAPSHFPAPSTLSGLVSTAEDFASWGVSLESLAAATFRASLLELSHTAYLPSRPRLMWRRVKRRLRADGLCWGAEAAEDCGRKPGGREEATERVGAGGTRGAGTRLRGHCFEDGQGGSPEKEKNGGSGRENEFWESWGRSEGCEVTEMMKQRELLLEDVCSRFFMWFYVDASRKMITDGLSLARRRLPVDWVYRHYGALLNLPESHFDVYPPYCIPISHERTTSSLGDVESEDASSVFQSPASDSLSEVSDAPDEAEPEGDGETASSEASPVSPADNRAEVSVKRKPEEAGGATAEEIQVEDTGGSAIEAPTHTQDETSGVQEPADSVLSDVHTPEDPMDSGVAGEERCSLSSLVDAASSSSESVCDPHGEASKLHATDSHEEDSDVGDTENSFPLSGACPARCDPVDSSAVASSVENASSSRGASDFVATPGFSPSVDGAGTSPFGSSSVSSPPSERRISSPLPQASGEALTPDLLRRGTELASPCSFPRRRPSDFSALLDSPRRDELSDTPSGSRQIHPVGSVFSPSYADFSDLRAAVSREQEQSTLSPAEEGPAGPLPASPPSCDGTLLAGQESPDAPRDELLSEGPRAADQKDDQEEGQERNQEGEYDGEQEEGDSSTGSVASTGTEVETREEEKDDFLVVLSESEFEEGERMQQLAATMRRSLQMKGCASVDADAARSSEETEAEVSAASAGLLQERSSRRSCEASFLRTKNGGESTSGKTKAAEENETEDAADQEGDLPIVERSEDKEEGPLEEEQVGEEHVNEETESNMPDELGADIETACSGELRLEGGFVEKSRRRGKQRRRSGLSVQPRRSARVSGAAREKSASRDAGRLGCVDSEKREAGGDSEDEGGRAGLFLPSSSENVDDSEEEGRERVAALSKTRRRSSRLSVVYRQTAARNTVGTDGGSVCEREEAHAETGYAVLTRASKRRKTNEKHEHIAPDVPEERTEVAAARTREEIHRRRSTVGVRETEDGACEAGAGDEAEVASRSTTDQQRGFLESDSVDVVAPQRHFGEEPAWLGTDSEEDSDSSPATSKRTVDLLSPPPSPPQLSRPSSLPRAAASPPSRVENLPSHPEKTTEASKGGKRPRASPGGGTEVEETAERITTEVGAGPTRPLFPRFSLAHTPTTAACRGGMGQGTLRASSLQAQMKEIFGSEPSQIRRSFASARQGTSEETGESGDTPQASTLHASGVGLGVQHQSSDSTPADCLLSRTEEHASVSAFPRCEAAPEGRGEEERVEEIVVETVEEERELRGEREEEGLRGDAAIKGDRRLEAVEQRGRQQAETKIPRFPGYSRLQNSGKLLRGNRQFAQRYLEAVDARLEAIETQLAAAKLTTDSHRPWRRPSSFGRLCTHSEEAKPLKSTATVSVGNSSSSAAGDTPQRACRTREDISVEPEREAEGGDDRRIGEAFPQLASTLESAESGVPATLQFQGGCSSQPSQKGRTPSETQDKAGPGHCAPRGRPMPAVASSHRDAHTEDRRKAPCRPTPGARTGLQKRRPPTSATREASPFGANRPQPRLPGARPGVLGKPRAPPAEHAPAAGRGAGAAASRGVCTPGAHAASAGRSGSGGANGRGLSEKAFLGTAETPAPDSADASRQKRTPPLPRVALLARRREEKLAPPGGADDRGKACRETRAPRAGDSAKLRTPMQTV; this is encoded by the coding sequence ATGGATCTCCAGCCGGGGGGCTCCGAGGGGGAAGAGGCTCGCGGGGCCGGCTCAACTCGTCTTGGTTGCGGGACCGAGACGGCCTCTGTCGGCACTGTAGATTCGCTTCACGAGGCAGGCagtggagaaggggagagacagaagccgcTGCAGACGCCTCTGTCTGCTCCGTTGTATTTTTCGCTGcctttgcctctctttccctgtgCCGCACCGTCTCACTTTCCTGCGCCTTCCACACTGTCGGGCCTCGTCAGCACCGCAGAGGATTTTGCTTCCTGGggcgtctctctggagagccTCGCGGCCGCGACAttccgcgcgtctctcttggAACTGTCGCACACTGCCTACCTGCCCTCTCGGCCGCGACTCATGTGGAGACGAGTCAAGAGGAGACTGCGAGCAGACGGCTTGTGCTGGGgcgcagaagctgcagaagactGTGGGCGGAAGCCtggcgggagagaggaggcgaccGAGAGAGTGGGCGCCGGTGGCACTCGGGGTGCAGGGACTCGGCTGCGCGGACACTGCTTCGAGGACGGCCAGGGAGGGTCTcccgagaaggaaaaaaacggaggcAGCGGGCGGGAGAACGAATTTTGGGAGTCctggggaagaagcgaaggctgTGAGGTGACGGAGATGATGAAGCAAAGGGAACTCCTTCTGGAGGACGTCtgctcgcgcttcttcatGTGGTTCTATGTCGATGCTTCACGTAAAATGATCACCGATGGACTGAGCTTGGCGCGACGAAGATTACCAGTGGActgggtgtacagacactaCGGCGCTCTGCTGAATCTACCTGAGAGCCACTTTGACGTTTATCCTCCCTACTGCATTCCGATTTCTCACGAAAGAACGACGTCGTCTCTCGGCGACGTAGAGAGCGAGGACGCAAGCTCTGTCTTCCAGTCTCCTGCTTCGGACTCTCTCTCAGAGGTCTCCGATGCTCCCGACGAGGCTGAGCCTGAGGGGGACGGGGAGACGGCATCTTCCGAGGCTTCGCCGGTCTCGCCGGCGGACAACCGAGCTGAGGTCAGCGTGAAGCGCAAGCCTGAAGAGGCCGGCGGAGCAACTGCAGAAGAGATCCAGGTGGAAGACACAGGAGGCAGCGCCATCGAGGCGCCGACTCACACCCAGGACGAGACTTCAGGTGTACAGGAACCTGCGGACTCTGTCTTGTCAGATGTGCATACCCCTGAGGATCCGATGGACTCGGGGGTGGCGGGTGAGGAACGCTGCTCCCTCAGCAGTTTGGTTGACGccgcttcgtcctcttctgaATCGGTTTGTGATCCGCATGGGGAAGCCTCGAAACTCCACGCCACAGACTCTCACGAGGAAGACTCAGATGTcggcgacacagagaactCCTTCCCTTTGTCAGGGGCATGTCCAGCGCGCTGCGATCCTGTCGACTCTTCGGCCGTGGCGTCTTCAGTTGAGAACGCGAGCTCGTCTCGGGGAGCTTCCGACTTCGTCGCGACTCCaggtttctctccttcagtAGATGGAGCTGGAACTTCGCCGTTTGGGTCgtcgtctgtttcgtctcccccTTCCGAGAGGCGGatttcttcccctctgccGCAGGCGAGTGGAGAGGCGTTGACACCGGATCTATTGAGGCGCGGCACCGAGTTGGCCTCTCCGTGCTCCTTTCCAAGGCGCAGACCGTCGGACTTCTCCGCGCTGCTCGATTCTcccaggagagacgagctTTCCGATACTCCCAGCGGCTCTCGACAGATCCACCCCGTTGGCTcggtcttctcgccgtcgtACGCAGACTTCAGCGACCTCCGCGCCGCGGTGTCTCGCGAACAAGAGCAGAGCACCCTGTCGCCTGCAGAGGAGGGACCAGCAGGCCCTCTGCCCGCTTCGCCTCCCAGCTGCGACGGAACTCTCCTCGCTGGCCAGGAATCTCCCGACGCGCCGAGAGACGAACTCTTGAGCGAAGGCCCCCGAGCGGCTGATCAGAAGGACGACCAAGAGGAAgggcaagagagaaaccaaGAGGGAGAGTACGAtggagagcaagaggaaggagattCCTCGACAGGATCTGTCGCGTCGACTGGCACTGAGGTGGAAACtcgcgaggaggagaaagatgATTTCCTCGTTGTTTTGTCTGAGAGCGAgttcgaggaaggcgaacgcatgcagcagcttGCGGCAACGATGCGGCGGAGCCTCCAAATGAAGGGATGTGCCTCCGTCGATGCGGACGCCGCGAGATCTTCAGAGGAGACCGAGGCAGAGGTAAGTGCGGCAAGCGCGGGGCTTCTCCAGGAGCGGAGTTCTCGAAGAAGCTGTGAGGCGTCTTTTTTGAGGACGAAGAATGGCGGAGAGAGTACTTCCGGCAAAACGAaagcggcagaagagaacgaaaccGAAGACGCGGCAGATCAGGAAGGTGACTTGCCGatcgtggagagaagcgaggacaaagaggaaggccctctggaagaagagcaggtTGGAGAAGAGCATGtcaacgaagagacagagtcgaACATGCCAGACGAACTCGGCGCTGACATTGAAACCGCCTGCAGTGGAGAGCTGCGACTCGAGGGAGGTTTCGTCGAGAAGTCTCGACGTAGGGGAAAGCAAAGACGCCGGTCTGGTCTGTCCGTACAGCCCAGAAGGTCCGCGCGCGTAAGCGGCGCTGCCCGCGAGAAGAGCGCCAGTCGCGACGCGGGGCGGCTCGGGTGTGtagacagcgagaagcgggaggcggggggagacagcgaagacgaaggtggGCGCGCAGGCCTGTTTCTTCCGTCGAGTTCAGAGAACGTGGacgacagtgaagaagagggccGAGAGAGAGTCGCGGCGCTCAGCAAGACGCGACGGAGGAGCTCGCGCCTCAGTGtggtgtacagacagacGGCGGCGAGGAACACAGTCGGCACAGACGGGGGCAGcgtctgcgagagagaagaggcgcatgcagagaccgGCTACGCGGTTTTGACAAGAGCGagcaaacgaagaaagacgaacgagaagcaCGAGCATATCGCTCCAGATGTCccggaggagagaacggaggtCGCTGCAGCGCGAACGCGCGAGGAGATACACCGGAGACGATCGACGGTCGgggtgagagagacagaagatgGGGCCTGCGAGGCGGGTGCCGGGGACGAAGCGGAAGTTGCTTCCAGGTCGACGACGGATCAGCAGAGAGGCTTTCTCGAGAGCGACAGTGTGGACGTCGTCGCACCGCAGAGACACTTTGGAGAGGAGCCTGCCTGGCTTGgcacagacagcgaagaagacagcgactcGAGTCCTGCGACTTCCAAGAGAACCGTCGACCTTCTCTCacctcctccgtctccgccacaactttctcgtccttcttctctcccgcgcgcGGCTGCCTCCCCGCCTTCCCGGGTGGAGAACCTTCCAAGCCacccagagaaaacgacagaagcGAGCAAAGGCGGCAAGAGGCCGCGGGCGAGTCCAGGTGGAGGTACGGAAgtcgaagagacagctgagCGCATCACTACGGAAGTCGGAGCCGGCCCGACGCGTCCGCTGTTCCCACGGTTCTCCCTGGCGCACACACCAAcaacggctgcatgcagaggaggcaTGGGGCAAGGAACGCTGAgggcctcttctctccaggcgCAGATGAAGGAGATCTTCGGGTCGGAGCCTTCGCAGATTCGACGGAGCTTCGCGTCGGCCAGGCAAGGGacaagcgaggagacaggcgagtcAGGAGACACCCCACAGGCTTCGACTCTCCACGCTTCAGGCGTCGGCCTCGGGGTGCAGCATCAGTCGAGCGACTCAACTCCCGCCGACTGCTTGCTTTCGCGGACAGAAGAGCATGCaagtgtctctgcttttccgaGATGCGAGGCCGCTccagaagggagaggcgaagaagagcgagttGAAGAGATAGTCGTGGAGACAgttgaggaagagagggaactcCGGggggaaagggaggaagaaggcctACGTGGCGACGCTGCGATAAAGGGCGACCGTCGACTGGAGGCTGttgagcagagaggaaggcaacaagcagagacgaagattCCGCGGTTTCCAGGATACTCGCGTCTGCAGAATTCGGGGAAGCTTCTTCGCGGGAACAGACAGTTCGCACAGCGCTACTTGGAGGCCGTCGATGCGCGACTGGAGGCGATTGAGACTCAACTCGCAGCAGCCAAGTTAACCACAGACAGCCACCGACCCTGGAGGCGACCTTCGTCTTTCGGGAGGCTCTGCACGCACTCTGAAGAGGCAAAGCCCCTCAAGTCGACCGCAACCGTTTCCGTCGGGAACTCGAGCTCCTCAGCCGCTGGCGATACACCccagcgcgcatgcaggaccCGTGAAGACATTTCCGTCGAGCCGGAGCGCGAAGCGGAGGGTGGTGACGACAGACGCATTGGAGAGGCGTTTCCGCAGCTCGCGTCGACTCTCGAGAGCGCTGAGAGCGGCGTTCCTGCGACGCTTCAGTTTCAAGGAGGGTGTTCCTCCCAACCTTCTCAGAAAGGCAGAACCCCCAGCGAGACGCAGGATAAAGCCGGACCTGGACACTGTGCTCCTCGCGGGCGACCGATGCCGGCAGTTGCCTCGTCTCACCGAGACGCACACActgaagacagaaggaaagcgcCTTGTCGGCCGACTCCTGGAGCCAGGACAGGCTTGCAGAAGCGGAGGCCCCCTACCTCAGCGACTCGGGAAGCCTCCCCGTTTGGCGCAAACCGGCCTCAGCCTCGTCTCCCTGGCGCTCGACCGGGCGTCCTCGGGAAGCCTCGCGCGCCGCCGGCCGAGCATGCACCCGCCGCCGGCCGGGGCGCCGGCGCAGCGGCTTCtcgcggtgtatgtacacccggcgCGCATGCGGCGAGCGCGGGGCGGTCGGGGAGCGGCGGCGCGAACGGGCGAGGCCTGAGTGAGAAGGCTTTCTTGGGCACAGCAGAGACTCCTGCGCCAGACTCTGCGGATGCGTCGCGACAGAAACGAACTCCTCCGTTGCCTCGGGTGGCTCTGctcgcgagacgcagagaggagaaactcgCACCGCCCGGGGGAGCAGATGACCGGGGCAAGGCGtgtcgagagacgcgcgcgcccAGGGCTGGAGACAGCGCAAAGCTCAGGACTCCGATGCAAACTGTGTAG
- a CDS encoding CAAX amino terminal protease family protein (encoded by transcript TGME49_251570~Predicted trans-membrane domain (TMHMM2.0):571-591:781-804:818-841:1111-1134:1191-1214:1220-1238), which yields MICLLVIFSLLFSSARVSYAALLQGSSPSVSLRHQRSPSSSLFARSTLPRFPREPSLHLLSARPSSAISRFSSSSVASLSPRPPPPQSQARCPASFPSASSPSSCFPPPPPSSSPRLAGRFGLQHAPPVAFGAFPASRKAAISADAGCRGAATLERRSEEAAHAFRSPGRLPRSAPACFSASLKLQVSGAASPPRCLDTPVFSATSNHPWEDGATRRRAASSLGFPRSSASSPSSASSLSEFAVLRDPVPIADFENGADKREKLGRPGESPDLREKRSRALAFQSLPPASSHPAASLPLRKDADVSLSSSASLHSGHALPERQADSSASSEPSRSSEPSPSCVEGIDSSTSPPGPAAASSRPPASAQDRGKTPCQSSSPSRAPSARGLPCRLAAFLPPSVSLLFSRLRPRPPHSSPFSFPLTSSLSSSPLCSPLFASSSAYVSRAPRPPSPLLCSRASSSPPSGREGPLWQRWLHAFSSGRPWPSSKTHGWSSSQTPASESLSDASCSSLPSSSPSSSSPSSSSVSATAEREAGQFLQRLERFRESARRLFRLGVSRCFAFGSALNSRLRESVLAQAAVVLAVYFVHFAYISQQTFVLPVQLLPNRCGLFQHVQGDSLAGWAALALLCASKSQAFSNLANEKSKSTRAAIQRPYTPSALSSSSSPFSSPSSQPSSWSSPSSSPPSLFSASLSSVSPSGVSTPRGQVTEAASSRSGGAEVPPCAHASGTTDLFVGASAAEEDDTERQTKERRRLLPGGRHAQVSRKLPWHGPFPAFLKSASLLLALLGSYVLSGYVACGLDFLFYFLHAAGVVTLDVAMHRALQVLLAHLAWVFMGVALLRLSPITFFQSAWEPPHYEAPAPACSETAREETEEEPTGSPPFQSDSTEGKRDGEEPQDQTRRLGAGEGKDEETVDACEERSAGLQVEQRSCATLSSRWRKGPVASLLLSRDTDRESNAGLPADGNESSNSKRVHDAKLPPRQLEGCFFLASRRGEEAGLGGMVEAETEKHLLSSGNKVAGSCEFFRRLWWRIKRPREAERNFDTQARHRESLRSPHSGLKPQDALQTSARVGCTYTPGLGASGSHAKAKTGSSLVEKRANARWFTVRSRGKGGLWVWPVISGYLISCLFFNLTEFLNDALMSFLPEEPQGPTIVQHIMNPTLNTHLSFLVGALAPCLSAPGWEELLYRGFCLPLFSQVMPLSLAAVLSSLLFAVHHMNVQTVLPLWVLGLTWTAVYVHSKNLLTTVLIHAMWNSRIFLGNLFGC from the exons ATGATTTGTCTGCTGGTGATTTTcagtctccttttctcttccgctcgAGTGAGCTACGCCGCGCTTCTGCAGGGATCCTCCccgtccgtctctctgcgtcatCAGaggtcgccttcttcgtctctcttcgctcgttCCACTCTTCCCCGTTTTCCCCGAGAGCCGAGCCTCCATCTGCTCTCTGCCAGGCCTTCCTCCGCTAtctcccgtttctccagttcctctgtcgcttcgctgtctccccgtcCTCCGCCGCCACAGTCGCAGGCGCGGTGTCctgcttcttttccctctgcttcttctccctcgtcctgcttccctcctccacctccttcgtcttcgcctcgcttAGCAGGTCGCTTCGGCCTTCAACATGCACCGCCCGTAGCCTTCGGCGCGTTTCCAGCCTCGCGAAAAGCAGCGATCTCTGCCGATGCAGGCTGCCGAGGAGCCGCGACTCTGGAGCGACGCTCCGAGgaagctgcgcatgcattcagATCCCCTGGGAGACTGCCGCGCTCGGCGCCTGCCTGCTTTTCGGCGTCTCTGAAACTCCAAGTATCCGGCGCCGCCTCGCCGCCcaggtgtctcgacaccccaGTTTTTTCGGCGACCTCAAACCACCCCTGGGAGGATGGCGCtacgaggagacgcgccgcttcttctctcggctttcctcgatcctccgcctcttctccgtcctctgcgtcttcccttTCTGAGTTTGCCGTCCTCCGCGACCCGGTGCCGATCGCCGACTTCGAAAATGGAGCagacaaacgagagaaactTGGGCGCCCGGGGGAGAGTCCGGatctgagagagaagcgctcGCGAGCTCTCGCCTTTCAGTCTCTCCCGCCTGCGTCGTCACACCcggccgcctctctccctctcagAAAGGACGCGgacgtctcgctgtcttcgtctgcctctctccactctggGCATGCCTtgccagagagacaggcagactCCAGCGCGTCTTCCGAGCCATCTCGTTCGTCTGAaccttcgccttcttgtgTAGAAGGCATCGACTCGAGTACGTCGCCGCCTGGACCTGCTGCCGCGTCATCGCGTCCGCCGGCTTCTGCTCAAGACCGAGGAAAAACACCTTGCCAGTCCTCCTCCCCCAGCAGAGCACCCTCCGCTCGCGGCCTTCCCTGCcgtctcgctgccttcttACCTCCGTCAGTatccctcctcttctctcgtcttcgacCTCGTCCACCTCactcctcgcctttctcttttccgctgacctcctctctctcctcttctcctctctgctctccgctctttgcgtcttcttctgcgtacgtctctcgcgcgcctcggcctccttcgcctcttctttgctctcgcgcctcttcttcgcctccctctgGGAGGGAAGGACCTCTATGGCAGCgctggctgcatgcgttctccTCTGGGCGTCCTTGGCCTTCCTCGAAGACCCATGGCTGGTCCAGCTCACAAACGCCGGCCTCCGAGTCTCTCAGCGACGCCAGTTGCTcttccctcccttcttcttctccctcttcttcttctccctcttcttcttctgtctcggccactgcggagagagaggcaggacaGTTCCTGCAGCGGCTCGAGCGGTTCCGCGAGTCCGCGCGTCGACTTTTTCGACTCGGAGTGTCGCGTTGCTTCGCGTTCGGATCTGCGTTGAATTCTCGGCTTCGGGAGTCGGTGCTGGCGCAAGCGGCAGTGGTCCTCGCCGTCTACTTTGTTCACTTTGCATACATTTCGCAACAAACGTTTGTCTTGCCAGTCCAGCTCCTCCCCAATCGCTGCGGCCTCTTCCAACATGTCCAAGGAGACTCGCTCGCTGGCTGGGCggctctcgcgcttctctgcgcttcGAAGAGCCAGGCGTTCTCAAATCTCGCAAACGAAAAGTCCAAGTCAACAAGAGCGGCCATACAGAGGCCCTACACACCTTCTgcactttcgtcttcttcttctcccttttcttctccttcctcccaACCGTCTTCCtggtcttctccgtcttcttctcctccttctctcttttctgcttctttgtcttcagtctctccgTCAGGTGTATCGACGCCTCGAGGGCAGGTCACGGAGGCAGCGTCGTCGCGCTCGGGAGGCGCAGAGGTGCCTCCctgcgcgcatgcgtcggGGACGACGGATCTTTTTGTCGGTGCTTCTgccgcggaagaagacgataCCGAACGCCAGACGAAGGAGCGCCGTCGCTTGCTCCCCGGCGGACGGCATGCGCAGGTTTCGCGCAAGCTACCCTGGCAT GGTCCGTTTCCGGCGTTTCTGAAGAGCGCGTCGCTGCTCCTTGCCCTCCTCGGCTCCTACGTTCTGTCCGGCTATGTAGCCTGCGgcctcgacttcctcttttACTTCTTGCATGCGGCGGGAGTCGTGACGCTCGATGTTGCGATGCACCGCGCGCTGCAAGTGCTCTTGGCTCATCTCGCCTGGGTCTTCATGGGGGTCGCTCTGCTCAGACTCTCCCCGATCACCTTCTTCCAGAGCGCTTGGGAGCCGCCGCATTATGAAGCGCCTGCGCCTGCCTGCTCAGAGACcgcgagggaggagacagaggaggaaccGACCGGATCTCCACCCTTTCAAAGCGACTCGACGGAGGGGAaacgcgacggagaagaaccgcAAGATCAGACTCGAAGACTGGGGGcaggagaggggaaggacgaagagaccgTTGATGCCTGCGAAGAGCGATCTGCAGGACTGCAAGTGGAGCAAAGGTCTTGTGCGACCTTGTCGTCACGTTGGCGAAAGGGTCCCGTTGCCTCCCTTCTGCTTTCGCGAGACACCGATCGCGAAAGCAACGCAGGTCTTCCTGCGGACGGCAACGAAAGCTCGAACTCAAAGCGCGTCCACGACGCGAAACTCCCCCCTCGGCAACTGGAAGGCTGCTTTTTCCTGGCCTCccgcagaggcgaggaagcaggacTGGGCGGCATGGtggaagccgagacagagaagcatcTGCTCTCTTCGGGCAACAAGGTCGCCGGAAGTTGCGAGTTCTTTCGCAGACTCTGGTGGAGAATCAAGAGACCACGAGAGGCCGAGAGGAACTTCGACACACAGGCGCGCCACCGGGagtctctccgctctccccACAGCGGCCTGAAGCCGCAAGATGCCTTGCAGACCTCGGCGCgcgtcgggtgtacatacaccccaggACTCGGCGCGAGCGGGAGTCACGCAAAGGCGAAGACTGGAAGTTCTCTggtggagaaacgcgcgaacGCAAGGTGGTTTACTGTGCGGAGTCGAGGGAAAGGCGGCTTGTGGGTGTGGCCAGTCATCTCGGGATACCTgatttcttgtcttttctttaATTTGACGGAGTTTCTCAACGACGCCTTGATGAGTTTCCTTCCCGAAGAACCGCAG GGTCCGACAATTGTGCAACATATTATGAATCCGACGCTCAACACAcatttgtcttttctcgtcgGTGCACTCGCGCCCTGTCTCTCAGCTCCCGGGTGGGAGGAGCTTCTGTACCgcggcttctgtctcccgctATTCTCGCAAGTcatgcctctctctcttgccgcagttctctcttcgctgctcttcgCAGTGCACCACATGAACGTTCAGACCGTCCTCCCGCTCTGGGTCCTGGGCCTCACCTGGactgcggtgtacgtacactcgaAGAACCTCCTGACGACAGTCCTCATCCACGCAATGTGGAACAGCCGAATTTTTCTCGGCAACCTCTTTGGCTGCTAA
- a CDS encoding hypothetical protein (encoded by transcript TGME49_251580), whose product MSGVGPGCRRTVWRSTQAWREGQESRQNASKRRNWQDERAKNTKGVSFEDSCRCSFEDWWRRKGLCRRPRALWLEDRGRTERLELRRTLREERELCEKSENSARRARTLREERELCEKSENSARRARTLREERELCEKSENSARRARTLREERELCEKSENSARRARTLREERELCEKSENSARRARTLREERELCEKSENSARRARTLREERELCEKSENSARRARTLREERELCEKSENSARRARTLREERELCEKSENSARRARTLREERELCEKSENSARRARTLREERELCEKSENSARRARTLREERELCEKSENSARRARTLDSKATGLPGVNCTHSLLPVSLSPCLPVS is encoded by the coding sequence ATGTCTGGTGTAGGTCCAGGGTGCCGCAGAACAGTCTGGAGGAGCACTCAGGCTTGGAGGGAAGGCCAGGAAAGTCGGCAGAACgcgtcgaagagaagaaactggcaagacgaaagagcgaagaatACCAAGGGGGTCTCCTTTGAGGACTCATGTCGCTGCAGTTTCGAGGATTGGTGGCGACGAAAAGGACTCTGTCGGAGACCTCGAGCTCTCTGGCTCGAggacagaggcagaacagagagactggaACTTCGCAGAACtctgagagaagagcgagaactctgcgagaagagcgagaactctgcgagaagagcgagaactctgcgagaagagcgagaactctgcgagaagagcgagaactctgcgagaagagcgagaactctgcgagaagagcgagaactctgcgagaagagcgagaactctgcgagaagagcgagaactctgcgagaagagcgagaactctgcgagaagagcgagaactctgcgagaagagcgagaactctgcgagaagagcgagaactctgcgagaagagcgagaactctgcgagaagagcgagaactctgcgagaagagcgagaactctgcgagaagagcgagaactctgcgagaagagcgagaactctgcgagaagagcgagaactctgcgagaagagcgagaactctgcgagaagagcgagaactctgcgagaagagcgagaactctgcgagaagagcgagaactctgcgagaagagcgagaactctgcgagaagagcgagaactctgcgagaagagcgagaactctgcgagaagagcgagaactctgcgagaagagcgagaactctgcgagaagagcgagaactctgcgagaagagcgagaactctgcgagaagagcgagaactctgcgagaagagcgagaactctgcgagaagagcgagaactctgcgagaagagcgagaactctgcgagaagagcgagaactctgcgagaagagcgagaactctggaTTCCAAAGCGACTGGTCTTCCAGGCGTGAACTGTACACACTCTCTGCTGcctgtctccctgtctccctgtctccctgtctcgTAG